A genomic window from Brassica oleracea var. oleracea cultivar TO1000 chromosome C8, BOL, whole genome shotgun sequence includes:
- the LOC106308567 gene encoding uncharacterized protein LOC106308567, with product MLERWILQDEDGDYDDELGLFDAPITERLSHRTDRGAGWRHVQQLMYESDQQCYDILRMNQRTFEALCKMLGERYGLKETHHVYLEESVAMFLETVGQDKTKRDIAARYQRSVDTVQRKLDEVLSALLKFAEDTLRPQEGEFGRVSPVLRNDDRYWPHFRDCIGALDGTHVPVRPPSQNAEAYRGSD from the coding sequence ATGCTTGAAAGATGGATATTGCAAGATGAAGATGGAGATTATGATGATGAACTTGGTTTGTTTGATGCGCCTATTACTGAGAGATTGAGTCATAGAACAGATAGAGGAGCAGGATGGCGACATGTTCAACAACTTATGTATGAATCTGATCAGCAGTGTTATGACATTCTTCGCATGAATCAAAGGACGTTTGAAGCTTTGTGCAAGATGCTAGGTGAGCGATATGGATTGAAAGAGACTCACCATGTCTACCTTGAGGAATCTGTTGCGATGTTTCTCGAGACTGTTGGTCAAGATAAGACGAAGCGGGATATTGCTGCAAGGTATCAAAGATCAGTGGATACGGTCCAAAGGAAGCTTGATGAAGTTTTGAGTGCTCTTCTCAAGTTTGCGGAGGATACACTAAGACCACAGGAAGGCGAGTTTGGAAGAGTAAGTCCTGTTTTGAGAAATGATGATCGGTATTGGCCTCATTTCAGAGATTGTATCGGAGCACTTGATGGAACGCATGTCCCAGTTCGCCCTCCAAGTCAAAATGCAGAAGCATACAGAGGCAGTGATTGA